Proteins from a genomic interval of Desulfovibrio piger:
- a CDS encoding TrmH family RNA methyltransferase encodes MNQTSETPLLPGMKPVLELLRTDPQRIDLVFCKKGLRTRDAQDVQQLCRQSGVRFSLVDQAALDRLCREAAQQNGNDAAPLNHQGVVARLTATDFRDLADVLQAAAEAPLPLVVALDQVQDPGNVGTLCRTLYALGGAGVILPRHNSAYLGPAAHRAAAGALERLPVARVTNLAHALDEAEEAGFSIYGAGCGPDAADAFEHAMQLPAVLVLGNEDKGLRPGVAKRCGRMLRIPLARKFDSLNVAQAGAILLGLAAMRRQG; translated from the coding sequence ATGAATCAAACTTCCGAGACCCCGCTCCTGCCGGGCATGAAGCCCGTGCTGGAACTTTTGCGGACCGACCCGCAACGCATCGACCTCGTCTTTTGCAAAAAAGGCCTGCGTACCCGGGATGCCCAGGACGTGCAGCAGCTGTGCCGCCAGAGCGGCGTGCGCTTCAGTCTGGTGGATCAGGCGGCCCTGGACAGGCTCTGCCGCGAGGCCGCCCAGCAGAACGGCAACGATGCCGCGCCGCTCAACCATCAGGGCGTGGTGGCGCGCCTGACGGCCACGGATTTCCGTGATCTGGCGGACGTGCTGCAGGCCGCGGCCGAAGCGCCCCTGCCGCTGGTGGTGGCCCTGGACCAGGTCCAGGATCCGGGCAATGTAGGCACCCTGTGCCGCACCCTGTATGCCCTGGGCGGCGCGGGCGTGATCCTGCCCCGCCACAACAGCGCCTATCTGGGCCCTGCGGCCCATCGTGCGGCTGCCGGGGCCCTGGAACGCCTGCCCGTGGCCCGGGTGACCAACCTGGCCCATGCGCTGGACGAAGCCGAAGAGGCGGGGTTCAGCATCTACGGCGCGGGCTGCGGCCCTGACGCCGCCGACGCGTTCGAACACGCCATGCAGCTGCCCGCCGTGCTGGTGCTGGGCAATGAAGACAAGGGCCTGCGCCCCGGTGTGGCCAAACGCTGCGGCCGGATGCTGCGCATCCCGCTGGCGCGCAAATTCGATTCGCTCAACGTGGCCCAGGCAGGCGCCATCCTGCTGGGTCTGGCCGCCATGCGCCGCCAGGGATAA